In the genome of Amphiura filiformis chromosome 4, Afil_fr2py, whole genome shotgun sequence, one region contains:
- the LOC140151296 gene encoding NXPE family member 4-like, whose protein sequence is MIIKMLKMAKSARFYLLLSLTFAFSALWTLYLYHVSTTGNNPRLKDVDDTEDQITSANLSTFDIPNNPVLDEDRITSANLSTFDILNDPALGEFLRIRIYARSQTNCLQRKGGDFWLAMLTALNTTGSSSSPVLDHENGTYSVDLYVGWSGYIAVHIILVHPSIATQFLDRVADISDISRIYWTGAFSKDLPIISNNLIPIRSGKQILTEQQTATRSLCYMMYHGPNSWKDKCVYTSERTLGKNTAWVCDKPSNGLACDNLVSYTTNGPLIAQVFRNISSKSGLLWLFKGKHYLQRVSNGPKIIEVQNKIRDSQPFPTSKTQEVQTQITGTIRRQKLRRSHATILESAIGLERNGMLYLVQQNTGMI, encoded by the exons atgataataaaaatgctgaaaatggcCAAATCAGCCCGGTTTTATTTACTCTTGAGCCTAACATTTGCATTTTCTGCTCTATGGACTCTG tatttGTACCATGTTAGTACCACTGGAAACAATCCCAGATTAAAGGACGTTGACGACACAGAAGACCAAATTACTTCAGCTAACTTGTCTACCTTTGACATCCCCAATAATCCTGTACTCGATGAAGACAGAATAACATCTGCCAATTTGTCCACCTTTGACATCCTAAATGATCCTGCACTCGGTGAATTCTTAAGAATTCGTATCTATGCAAGATCTCAGACAAATTGTCTTCAACGAAAAGGTGGCGATTTTTGGTTGGCCATGCTGACAGCTTTGAATACAACAGGAAGCTCTTCGTCGCCAGTGTTAGATCACGAAAACGGCACATATAGTGTGGATTTATACGTAGGATGGAGTGGATATATTGCCGTGCATATCATATTGGTGCATCCTAGCATAGCAACTCAATTTCTCGATCGTGTCGCAGACATTTCTGATATTTCGCGAATCTACTGGACTGGAGCTTTCAGTAAAGATTTACCGATAATAAGTAATAACTTAATACCTATAAGAAGTGGGAAACAGATACTGACGGAACAACAAACTGCGACACGGTCTCTCTGTTACATGATGTACCACGGGCCTAATTCTTGGAAAGACAAATGTGTTTATACTAGTGAAAGAACACTGGGGAAAAATACTGCTTGGGTTTGCGATAAACCTAGTAATGGTCTAGCGTGCGACAATCTGGTTAGCTATACAACGAATGGGCCTTTGATAGCACAGGTATTCAGAAATATATCATCTAAATCTGGACTGTTGTGGCTTTTTAAAGG GAAACATTATCTTCAACGAGTCTCCAATGGACCGAAGATAATAGAGGTTCAAA ATAAAATAAGAGACTCTCAACCGTTTCCAACTTCAAAAACACAAGAAGTACAGACACAGATCACAGGAACGATTCGACGTCAGAAATTACGACGAAGTCATGCTACAATCCTGGAATCGGCTATTGGTCTGGAGAGAAATGGAATGCTTTATCTTGTACAACAAAACACTGGAATGATATGA